From Zingiber officinale cultivar Zhangliang chromosome 5B, Zo_v1.1, whole genome shotgun sequence, the proteins below share one genomic window:
- the LOC121985642 gene encoding uncharacterized protein LOC121985642 produces the protein MAPPSKCPPSNPTGAYDAGGGNDYCPDRPPFPYSYHRVEVTLISAQDLYPAARSMRSYAVAYIRPDDRARTRVDSTGRTEPSWNDKFIFRVEDDVLRSDTASITVDVYAARSGLHFGPDTHIGTARALLSTLRPSSATRYAALQVRRPTSLRPQGILNISVALVVSTDTPNADHGAAPSAPNPNVPKSKPQKNPTAGANREADRDRAKVEKKLKMWRAELPPVSGEVVREERTGRMGKARREEKRRAGMGEVLGEEKVSPLPRIGRKPSFGRLGCLGGESFESGESEFVAPPPPLRPRYVQERPHRRAQGTHRAARD, from the coding sequence ATGGCCCCTCCGTCGAAGTGCCCTCCCTCTAATCCCACCGGTGCCTACGACGCCGGCGGCGGCAATGACTACTGCCCGGACCGTCCCCCGTTTCCGTATTCGTACCACCGCGTGGAAGTGACGCTGATCTCGGCCCAGGACCTCTACCCCGCCGCCCGCTCGATGCGCTCCTACGCTGTCGCCTATATCCGCCCCGACGACCGCGCCCGCACCCGCGTCGACTCCACCGGCCGCACCGAACCCTCGTGGAACGACAAGTTCATCTTCCGCGTCGAGGACGACGTCCTCCGCTCCGACACCGCCTCCATCACCGTCGACGTCTACGCTGCCCGATCCGGGCTACACTTCGGCCCCGACACGCACATTGGCACCGCCCGTGCCCTCCTCTCCACCCTCCGGCCCTCCTCCGCCACCCGCTATGCCGCCCTCCAGGTCCGCCGCCCCACTTCCCTTCGCCCGCAAGGAATTCTCAACATCAGCGTCGCGCTCGTCGTAAGCACCGACACCCCCAACGCCGACCACGGCGCGGCCCCCTCCGCTCCCAACCCGAATGTCCCAAAATCGAAGCCCCAGAAGAATCCGACGGCCGGCGCGAACCGGGAGGCGGATCGGGACCGTGCGAAGGTGGAGAAGAAGCTAAAGATGTGGCGGGCGGAGTTGCCGCCGGTGAGCGGCGAGGTGGTGAGAGAAGAGAGGACGGGGCGGATGGGCAAAGCGAGGAGAGAGGAAAAGCGCCGCGCCGGAATGGGGGAGGTTCTGGGGGAGGAAAAGGTCTCGCCGTTGCCCCGGATCGGTAGGAAGCCGAGTTTTGGGCGTTTGGGGTGCCTCGGCGGTGAGAGCTTTGAATCGGGGGAGTCGGAATTCGTGGCCCCTCCGCCGCCTCTGCGTCCGCGATACGTGCAAGAGA